In a single window of the Balearica regulorum gibbericeps isolate bBalReg1 chromosome 7, bBalReg1.pri, whole genome shotgun sequence genome:
- the RRP12 gene encoding RRP12-like protein, with translation MARSGRLRSGAAAKLKRWRKGHSSDCNPETRQHRLAARSRFCSRPAEKSNLTVDAVKLHNELQSGSLRLARPSDSAQFRMEEDAAGEAATEKSSGTFLSGLSDCTNVTFSKVQRFWESNSAAHKEICAVLAAVTEVIRSRGGKESETEYFAALMTTLEAVESPESLAAVAYLLSLVLKRVPSPVLIKKFSDASKAFMGVVSSQACSSSTSALRWVLSCLATLLRKQDLAAWSYPITLQVYHGLLSFCVHTKPKVRKAAQHGVCSVLRGSEFMFGDTAPEHHPAAPSTAKFCVQEIEKAGGTKEATTTLHILALLRDLLPCFPAAVVKTCCETLLRVMTLSHVLVTACAMQAFHSLFSAQASVACLPAELNAQIITALYDYVPSTSDLQPLLTWLSTMERAHVNLGRLQKDLCWAHLPRLFSAAMNCFLSPHSQVAAAAAQTLETLLSECIAPHMDDLGTISASAPAPAAYLCKMFRSVEEGLTYRFHAVWDEVLRVLEIFFETCGKQCHPIMRKCLRSLCDLRLSPHFPYTTEVDQAVGAAVSTMGPEVLLEAVPLEIDGKEETLDFPRSWLLPVLRDYVQGVRLGFFTSYFLPLAAALKSRALEFTQAGKSVEAKIYDTLQWQVWTLLPGFCTRPTDVLGAFKGLARTLGTAISERPDLRPTVCQALRTLIHKGCETDAERAEVGRFAKNFLPILFNVYSQPEEDGRSSAQRRSVLDTVRAYLTITDPQMVCGFLQKASEKLTSPESSEFTRLSILDLVVAMAPYADEQSLGSLYRTIQPSLQSKERSMQKKAYRVLEEVCAAPHAPCQAFVCSHLQDLQTVLLDSLKSAASPAKRPRLKCLFHIVKQLSAEHEPFVTALVPEVILCTKEVSVGARKNAFVLLVEMGHAFIRFGPSPQEAMQRFLLLVYAGLTGSVTMISCTVLALTRLFFEFKDHLELSVVEQLLQNVCLLLASRTRDVVKAALGFLKVTLLLVDTKLLAKHVQTMLEAVGNLSDDMRRHFRMKLRNLFTKFIRKFSFELVKGLLPAEYHKVLMNIRKAEARSRKQRALRKAAADMDEEEAPLAQPKGDSMEEILADSEDEEEEEEKQQRSKEWRKQARQKGQAWLKEGEEDEPLNFLDPNVSQRVLATKPGPKRSRGVTHDFQMSEDGRLIIHEEEEEEEELDDDEAKGADEEMADVLQDVGLRSKKSQKRRFREEPDKEEPEPGTYPQYRAGGSGIHRQLDKEPAFGVEYRSKKGKGDVKKKGQLDPYAYIPLNRAKLNRRKRAKMQGQFKGLMKGAQRGAKAGRRNRLKAQRP, from the exons ATGGCGCGGAGCGGGCGGCTCCGTTCGGGCGCCGCCGCCAAGTTAAAGCGGTGGCGGAAGGGCCACAGCAGCGACTGCAACCCTGAGACCCGTCAGCACCGCCTGGCCGCCCGCAGCCGCTTCTGCAGCCGGCCCGCGG AGAAAAGTAACTTGACGGTGGATGCGGTGAAGCTGCACAATGAGCTGCAGTCAGGGTCCCTGCGTTTGGCGCGGCCGAGTGACAGTGCTCAGTTCCGTATGGAGGAGGACGCTGCTGGGGAGGCGGCCACGGAGAAGTCCTCGGGCACCTTCCTGAGCGGGTTGAGCGACTGCACCAACGTCACCTTCAGCAAGGTGCAGCGCTTCTGGGAGTCCAACTCTGCCGCTCACAAAGAG ATCTGTGCCGTGCTGGCAGCTGTGACGGAGGTGATCCGCTCGCGAGGAGGCAAGGAGAGTGAGACGGAGTACTTTGCCGCGCTG ATGACCACGCTGGAGGCAGTGGAATCCCCCGAGTCGCTGGCTGCTGTTGCCTATCTGCTCAGCCTCGTCCTGAAGCG AGTCCCAAGCCCTGTGCTCATAAAAAAGTTCTCAGATGCCTCAAAAGCCTTCATGGGTGTCGTGTCCTCACAGGCGTGCAGCAGCTCCACCTCTGCCCTGCGATGG GTCCTCTCTTGCCTGGCCACGCTGCTGCGGAAGCAGGACTTGGCAGCCTGGAGCTACCCCATCACCCTCCAGGTCTATCATGGCTTGCTGAGCTTCTGCGTTCATACCAAGCCCAAG GTGCGGAAAGCGGCGCAGCATGGCGTGTGCTCTGTCCTGAGGGGCAGTGAGTTCATGTTTGGAGACACAGCCCCTGAGCATCACCCTGCGGCACCTTCCACCGCCAAGTTCTGCGTGCAGGAGATTGAAAAAGCTGGAG GTACCAAGGAGGCGACCACCACCCTGCACATCCTCGCCCTGCTGCGGGACCTGCTGCCCTGCTTCCCTGCGGCCGTGGTGAAGACCTGCTGCGAGACCTTGCTCCGAGTCATGACTCTCAGCCACGTG CTGGTGACGGCGTGCGCCATGCAAGCCTTCCACAGCCTCTTCAGTGCCCAGGCCAGCGTAGCCTGCCTGCCGGCCGAGCTCAATGCCCAAATAATCACC GCCCTCTACGACTACGTGCCCAGCACGAGTGACCTGCAGCCGCTGCTGACCTGGCTGTCCACCATGGAGCGGGCGCACGTCAACCTgggcag gctgcagaagGACCTGTGCTGGGCTCATCTGCCCCGGCTTTTCTCGGCTGCCATGAACTGCTTCCTCTCCCCGCACTCCCAGGtggcggcagcggcagcacaGACGCTGGAG ACCCTTCTGAGCGAGTGCATCGCTCCCCACATGGATGACTTGGGCACCATCTCTGCgtctgccccagcccctgctgcctACCTCTGCAAGATGTTCAG atcAGTGGAGGAAGGCCTGACATACCGTTTCCACGCGGTGTGGGACGAGGTGCTGCGGGTGCTGGAGATCTTCTTCGAGACGTGTGGGAAGCAGTGCCACCCCATCATGAGGAAG TGTCTCCGGTCCCTGTGTGACCTACGTCTCTCCCCACACTTCCCCTACACCACTGAAGTGGACCAGGCGGTGGGGGCTGCTGTGAGCACCATGGGCCCTGAGGTGCTGCTGGAAGCTGTGCCCCTGGAGATCGACGGCAAGGA ggagACACTGGATTTCCCCCGCAGCTGGCTTCTGCCGGTGCTGCGGGACTACGTGCAGGGCGTGCGGCTCGGCTTCTTCACCAGCTACTTCTTGCCCTTGGCAGCCGCCCTGAAAAGCAGAG CCCTGGAGTTTACACAGGCTGGGAAGAGCGTGGAGGCCAAGATCTACGACACGCTGCAGTGGCAG GTCTGGACCCTGCTGCCTGGCTTCTGCACCCGCCCCACAGATGTGCTGGGGGCATTCAAGGGACTGGCCCGTACCCTGGGCACGGCCATCAGCGAGCGCCCGGACCTGCGCCCCACCGTGTGCCAGGCCTTGCGCACCCTCATCCACAAGGGCTGCGAgacag ATGCAGAGCGGGCAGAAGTGGGTCGCTTTGCCAAAAATTTCCTGCCCATCCTGTTCAATGTGTACAGCCAGCCCGAGGAGGATGGGCGCAGCAGTGCTCAGCGCCGCTCTGTGCTGGACACTGTCCGTGCTTACCTGACCATCACGGACCCCCAG ATGGTGTGTGGGTTCCTGCAGAAAGCCAGCGAGAAGCTGACCAGTCCTGAGAGCTCAGAGTTTACCAG ACTCTCCATACTGGACCTGGTGGTGGCAATGGCACCCTACGCTGACGAGCAGTCCCTGGGCTCCCTGTACCGCACCATCCAGCCTTCCCTCCAG agcaAAGAGCGCAGCATGCAGAAGAAGGCGTACCGTGTGCTGGAAGAAGTGTGTGCCGCCCCCCACGCCCCCTGCCAGGCTTTCGTCTGTTCCCACCTGCAGGATCTGCAGACAGTGCTGCTGGACTCGCTCAagagcgcggcatccccggccaAGAGG ccccggctGAAGTGCCTGTTCCACATCGTgaagcagctctctgcagagcacGAGCCCTTTGTCACTGCCCTGGTCCCAGAG GTCATCCTGTGCACCAAGGAGGTGTCAGTGGGGGCCCGCAAGAATGCTTTCGTGCTGCTTGTGGAGATGGGGCATGCCTTCATACGCTTTGGGCCCAGCCCCCAAG AGGCCATGCAGCGGTTCCTGCTCCTGGTCTACGCGGGGCTCACGGGCTCAGTTACCATGATCAGCTGCACGGTGCTGGCGCTGACCCGCCTGTTCTTCGAATTCAAAG ATCACCTGGAGCTGAGCGTGgtggagcagctcctgcagaacgtctgcctgctgctggcctCCCGCACACGGGACGTGGTGAAGGCAGCCCTGGGCTTCCTCAAGGTCACACTGCTGctggtggacaccaagctgCTGGCCAAGCACGTCCAGACAATG ctggaggcagTGGGGAACCTTTCGGATGACATGAGACGCCACTTCCGTATGAAGCTGCGAAACCTCTTCACCAAATTCATCCGCAAGTTTAG CTTCGAGCTGGTGAAGGGGCTGCTGCCGGCCGAGTACCACAAGGTGCTGATGAATATCCGCAAGGCGGAAGCCCGGAGTCGCAAGCAGCGCGCCCTGAGGAAGGCGGCTGCGGATATGGATGAAGAGGAGGCGCCACTGGCACAGCCCAAAGGAGACAG CATGGAGGAGATCCTGGCTGACTCagaggacgaggaggaggaagaggaaaaacagcagcGGAGCAAGGAGTGGAGGAAGCAAGCACGGCAGAAGGGCCAGGCCTGGctgaaggaaggggaagaggatgAGCCTCTGAACTTCCTGGACCCCAACGTGTCCCAGCGGGTGCTGG CCACCAAGCCAGGGCCCAAGCGGTCCAGAGGAGTGACCCATGACTTCCAGATGTCTGAGGACGGGCGCCTGATCATccatgaagaggaggaggaggaggaggaattggACGATGATGAAGCCAAAG GAGCGGACGAGGAGATGGCAGATGTGCTGCAAGATGTGGGCCTCCGCAGT aagaaaagccagAAGCGTCGGTTCAGAGAGGAGCCAGACAAGGAGGAACCCGAGCCTGGGACCTACCCTCAGTACAGAG CCGGAGGCTCTGGGATCCACCGGCAGCTGGACAAGGAGCCAGCCTTTGGTGTGGAGTACAGATCCAAG AAAGGTAAAGGTGACGTGAAGAAGAAGGGCCAGCTTGACCCCTACGCCTACATCCCCCTGAACAGAGCTAAACTCAACAGAAG AAAACGGGCAAAAATGCAGGGCCAGTTCAAGGGCCTCATGAAAGGTGCCCAGCGCGGGGCCAAGGCTGGCCGTAGGAACCGTCTGAAGGCCCAGCGCCCCTGA
- the PGAM1 gene encoding phosphoglycerate mutase 1, with protein MAAYRLVLVRHGESAWNLENRFSGWYDADLSPAGQQEARRGGEALRDAGYEFDICFTSVQKRAIRTLWTVLDAIDQMWLPVIRTWRLNERHYGALTGLNKAETAAKHGEAQVKIWRRSYDIPPPPMQSDHPFYSTICKDRRYADLTEDQLPTCESLKDTIARALPFWNEEIVPQIKEGKRVLIAAHGNSLRGIVKHLEGMSEEAIMELNLPTGIPIVYELDKNLKPVKPMQFLGDEETVRKAMEAVAAQGKVKK; from the exons ATGGCCGCCTACCGCCTCGTCCTCGTCCGCCACGGCGAGAGCGCCTGGAACCTGGAGAACCGCTTCAGCGGTTGGTACGATGCCGATCTCAGCCCCGCCGGTCAGCAAGaggcgcggcgcggcggcgaGGCCCTCCGAG ATGCTGGTTACGAGTTCGACATTTGCTTCACCTCGGTACAGAAACGGGCCATCCGTACCCTCTGGACCGTTCTGGATGCCATCGATCAGATGTGGTTACCCGTTATCAGAACCTGGCGCCTGAACGAGAGGCACTATGGAGCCCTCACTGGTTTGAACAAGGCTGAGACGGCGGCAAAGCATGGTGAGGCGCAGGTGAAGATCTGGAGGCGCTCGTATGACATCCCTCCACCTCCCATGCAGTCTGATCACCCCTTCTACAGCACTATCTGCAAG GACCGTCGCTACGCTGACCTGACAGAGGACCAGCTGCCAACATGTGAGAGCTTGAAGGACACCATCGCCCGGGCTCTGCCTTTCTGGAATGAGGAAATAGTCCCACAGATCAAAGAGGGCAAGCGAGTCCTTATTGCTGCCCATGGCAATAGCCTGCGTGGGATCGTCAAGCACCTGGAAG GCATGTCAGAAGAGGCCATCATGGAGCTGAACCTGCCCACGGGCATCCCTATCGTCTATGAGCTGGACAAGAACCTGAAACCTGTCAAGCCCATGCAGTTCCTGGGAGATGAAGAAACGGTGCGCAAGGCCATGGAGGCCGTTGCTGCTCAGGGCAAGGTCAAGAAGTGA